Proteins co-encoded in one Deltaproteobacteria bacterium genomic window:
- the gspG gene encoding type II secretion system major pseudopilin GspG, with protein MRFFMLRTPLHTRGTALHVAAAAGRAGRHGSASGFTLLEIMVVVIIIGTIAGLVGVKVLDRLEQAREESAKAQMASIRSGLDLFKMDNGFYPPTDIGILALVQPKQAGFGGGAGKGSYLNSDQLPVDPWGMPYGYMSDGFSYTVWSGGPDRQPNTPDDVHP; from the coding sequence ATGCGTTTCTTCATGCTGAGAACACCGTTACACACGCGGGGAACCGCACTGCATGTCGCCGCGGCGGCGGGGCGCGCGGGCCGGCACGGTTCGGCCTCGGGTTTCACGCTGCTGGAAATCATGGTGGTCGTCATCATCATCGGCACAATCGCCGGTCTGGTCGGCGTCAAAGTGCTCGACCGTCTCGAGCAGGCGCGCGAAGAGTCGGCCAAGGCGCAGATGGCGTCGATCCGCAGCGGCCTCGACCTGTTCAAGATGGACAACGGCTTCTATCCGCCGACGGACATCGGCATTCTCGCGCTCGTGCAGCCAAAGCAGGCGGGTTTCGGCGGCGGCGCGGGCAAGGGCAGCTACCTGAACAGCGATCAGCTCCCGGTCGATCCGTGGGGCATGCCGTACGGCTACATGTCGGATGGATTCTCATACACCGTGTGGTCCGGCGGTCCCGACCGGCAGCCGAACACCCCGGACGACGTGCACCCCTGA
- a CDS encoding zinc-binding dehydrogenase has product MKALRLHAHGGSENITIDEIADAPAPGRGEIRIAVRAMALNHMDIWVRNGMPAIKQSLPFVMGCDVAGDVTDVGDEVDDFAPGDRVMLTPMMFCGRCAQCQAGEQSQCSKFQMRGEHVDGFFSEYTIVGAMSARKIAPHVGYEDAAAFSLTFLTAWRMLMTRAAVKPGEFVLIHGIGGGVSVSALEICRRVGARAIVTSGEDWKLERARELGAFGGFNYKTQDVAKEVFAATGKAGVDVVIDSVGGSTWPVSIKTARMGGRIVNCGATAGGNPPADLTRIFWKQLNVLGSTMGNMREFSQIARLLDSGDLKPVIDREYPVTQIRAAHERLESAGQFGKILLRW; this is encoded by the coding sequence ATGAAAGCGTTACGGCTGCACGCGCACGGGGGATCCGAGAACATCACGATCGACGAGATCGCGGACGCCCCCGCACCGGGTCGGGGGGAAATCCGCATCGCCGTGCGGGCCATGGCGCTCAACCACATGGACATCTGGGTGCGCAACGGCATGCCGGCGATCAAACAATCGTTGCCCTTCGTGATGGGCTGCGATGTGGCGGGCGACGTGACCGACGTCGGCGACGAGGTGGACGATTTCGCGCCGGGCGACCGCGTGATGCTGACCCCGATGATGTTCTGCGGCCGTTGCGCGCAGTGCCAGGCGGGCGAACAGAGCCAATGCAGCAAGTTCCAGATGCGCGGCGAACACGTGGACGGGTTCTTCAGCGAGTACACGATCGTGGGCGCGATGTCGGCGCGCAAGATCGCGCCGCACGTGGGTTACGAGGACGCGGCGGCGTTTTCGCTGACGTTCCTGACCGCGTGGCGCATGCTCATGACGCGCGCCGCCGTGAAGCCCGGCGAGTTTGTGCTGATCCACGGCATCGGCGGTGGCGTATCGGTGAGCGCGCTCGAAATCTGCCGGCGCGTCGGTGCGCGGGCGATCGTCACATCGGGTGAAGACTGGAAGCTGGAACGCGCGCGCGAACTCGGCGCGTTCGGGGGTTTCAACTACAAGACGCAGGACGTGGCGAAAGAGGTCTTCGCCGCGACGGGCAAGGCGGGGGTGGACGTCGTCATCGACTCGGTCGGTGGTTCGACGTGGCCCGTCTCGATCAAGACCGCGCGCATGGGCGGGCGTATCGTCAACTGCGGCGCGACGGCGGGCGGCAATCCGCCGGCCGATCTGACGCGCATTTTTTGGAAGCAGCTCAACGTGCTGGGATCGACGATGGGCAACATGCGCGAGTTCTCCCAGATCGCGCGGTTGCTCGACAGCGGCGATCTGAAGCCCGTGATCGACCGGGAGTATCCGGTGACCCAAATCCGCGCGGCACATGAGCGGCTCGAATCCGCGGGGCAGTTCGGAAAGATCTTGCTGCGTTGGTGA
- a CDS encoding phospholipid carrier-dependent glycosyltransferase: MTAGDRASRWGTRAALAIAAAGTLWRLMLAQGPLDRLVATFVADDAFYYTQIARNWLAGHGPTFDGVAATNGFHPLWMLVSVAAQMVAGPDPEAVLRVLLAVSAICSFGTMAFVIWWTSRRIAPDAPIAAPLAAAFLAFNPFVVGTDLMGVEAPLAAFCGLLALTAHDAFTRAPRARLAVATGAACGLAFLARTDLGLLVLLIGLDVVRRAVKPTGDDVSTRPRITGTHFLVFALVAFAMAAPWLEWSLARFGTIWQDSGRVLMLRQHAIETATGQGGAAYLFACAVHGARDYGVRLMGGPDERFTIITLVHLVVAYIVLRARGVRASGSFPIIYAIFAAGIWTFYILVFRQQKYWYFSPVNLAAALLLARWCATARAALAERSLARGIAFASVAVVMLGSFAWISPDFYRNGFHPWQSSYLQVARDLADGRVPGIGAGDMIGAFNAGILGAFAPNRVINLDGVVHPPIIAAMREGRFMSYARGIGVDVLIDHQGLIETYALWSQNDPPTKFEMLARYSGVSVGGDYVVARIGDANP, translated from the coding sequence ATGACGGCGGGCGATCGCGCGAGTCGATGGGGAACGCGCGCCGCGCTCGCGATCGCCGCAGCTGGCACGCTCTGGCGCCTCATGCTCGCTCAGGGACCCCTCGACCGGCTCGTCGCCACCTTCGTCGCCGACGATGCTTTCTACTACACGCAGATTGCGCGCAACTGGCTCGCGGGACACGGCCCGACCTTTGACGGCGTCGCCGCGACCAACGGGTTTCATCCGCTCTGGATGTTGGTGAGCGTGGCGGCGCAGATGGTGGCGGGACCGGACCCCGAGGCGGTGCTTCGTGTACTGCTCGCGGTCTCGGCGATTTGCTCGTTCGGGACGATGGCCTTCGTCATTTGGTGGACTTCCCGGCGCATCGCTCCGGATGCACCGATCGCCGCGCCGCTGGCGGCCGCATTTCTCGCGTTCAATCCTTTCGTCGTGGGAACGGATCTGATGGGCGTCGAGGCCCCGCTCGCCGCTTTTTGCGGTCTGCTCGCTCTCACCGCGCACGATGCGTTCACGCGCGCGCCGCGCGCGCGACTCGCCGTCGCGACGGGTGCGGCCTGCGGGCTCGCGTTTCTCGCTCGCACCGACCTCGGACTTCTCGTCCTTCTCATCGGCCTCGACGTCGTGCGCCGCGCGGTGAAACCGACGGGTGACGACGTATCGACCCGGCCTCGAATCACGGGAACGCATTTCCTCGTATTCGCCCTCGTGGCGTTCGCGATGGCCGCCCCGTGGCTCGAATGGAGTCTCGCGCGATTCGGGACGATCTGGCAGGACTCGGGCCGCGTGCTGATGTTGCGCCAACATGCGATCGAAACGGCAACGGGGCAGGGGGGCGCAGCGTACCTGTTCGCCTGCGCCGTGCACGGCGCGCGCGACTACGGCGTGCGCCTAATGGGTGGCCCGGACGAACGATTCACGATCATCACGCTTGTGCACCTCGTGGTCGCGTACATCGTGTTGCGCGCTCGGGGAGTGCGCGCGTCCGGATCGTTCCCCATCATCTACGCGATCTTCGCTGCGGGGATCTGGACCTTCTACATCCTTGTCTTTCGGCAGCAGAAATACTGGTACTTCTCCCCCGTCAACCTCGCGGCGGCACTGCTGCTGGCCCGTTGGTGCGCCACGGCGCGCGCCGCGCTCGCGGAGCGGTCACTTGCGCGGGGAATCGCGTTCGCTTCGGTCGCGGTCGTCATGCTGGGATCCTTCGCGTGGATTTCGCCGGACTTCTATCGCAACGGATTTCACCCCTGGCAGTCGAGCTATCTTCAGGTCGCGAGAGATCTCGCCGATGGCCGCGTGCCGGGCATCGGCGCGGGCGACATGATCGGCGCATTCAACGCGGGAATCCTCGGTGCCTTCGCGCCGAATCGCGTCATCAACCTTGACGGTGTAGTGCACCCCCCTATAATCGCCGCCATGCGTGAAGGGCGTTTCATGAGCTACGCGCGCGGCATCGGCGTCGATGTCCTGATCGACCATCAGGGACTCATCGAGACCTACGCACTCTGGTCGCAAAACGACCCTCCGACGAAATTCGAAATGCTCGCGCGCTATTCCGGCGTCAGCGTCGGCGGCGACTACGTCGTTGCGCGCATCGGGGACGCGAACCCGTGA
- a CDS encoding prepilin-type N-terminal cleavage/methylation domain-containing protein, whose translation MTHASRRGFTLLEVLVAVAVTGMVLAIVYSAFGRTIESKEYVEIGNETYHKIRWAMDKITMDLASAFVFREEGSNTIFYGVSHLVGSMPMDEIHFTSFSHIRYNPEAHESDQCEISYKVAWIPDDQRFQLWRREDATLDDQNQTGGEELQLLDDVLAFNIRYYDGYEWRDDWDSRPLALLAEATEDDGSEEETQVEQTEEMVQAVPIAVEVTLAVMGPDGSPIVFTSKTKLEMSTIDLNAEDEETDDETGGAEKTDDEGSGGTGKATGGSGRSTGGGLTVGAG comes from the coding sequence ATGACGCACGCGAGCCGCCGGGGATTCACGCTTCTCGAAGTGCTCGTGGCGGTCGCCGTCACGGGCATGGTGCTCGCGATCGTGTATTCGGCGTTCGGCCGCACGATCGAGTCGAAGGAGTACGTCGAGATCGGCAACGAGACCTACCACAAGATCCGCTGGGCGATGGACAAGATCACGATGGACCTCGCTTCGGCCTTCGTCTTCCGCGAGGAGGGCAGCAACACGATCTTTTACGGCGTCTCGCACCTCGTCGGCTCCATGCCGATGGACGAAATTCATTTCACGAGTTTTTCCCATATTCGCTACAACCCCGAGGCGCACGAGTCGGACCAGTGCGAGATCTCGTACAAGGTCGCGTGGATTCCCGACGACCAGCGTTTCCAGCTCTGGCGGCGCGAGGACGCGACCCTCGACGACCAGAACCAGACGGGCGGCGAGGAGCTGCAACTGCTCGACGACGTGCTCGCTTTCAATATCCGCTATTACGACGGCTATGAGTGGCGCGACGACTGGGATTCGCGCCCGCTCGCACTCCTCGCCGAGGCGACCGAGGACGACGGATCGGAAGAGGAAACCCAGGTCGAGCAGACAGAGGAGATGGTGCAGGCCGTGCCGATCGCGGTCGAGGTCACGCTCGCCGTCATGGGACCCGACGGATCGCCCATCGTCTTCACGTCGAAGACCAAGCTCGAAATGTCCACGATCGACCTCAACGCCGAGGACGAGGAAACGGACGATGAAACGGGTGGGGCCGAAAAGACCGACGACGAAGGGTCGGGAGGAACCGGCAAGGCGACCGGCGGGTCGGGACGCAGCACGGGCGGCGGCCTGACGGTGGGGGCGGGATGA
- the gspK gene encoding type II secretion system minor pseudopilin GspK: MGRASRRGVALLVVLLVTAILTIVVLDFAQSTRIDFYIASNIQNGMRAFFLAKSGVQVASGALLKDIRDNDEDHINEEWNNPMYSMIPLSDTEFISVEITDESGKFNLNHLVTVAGTVNQGNLEVFRQLLILLNLDAKVGDAIVDWIDKDSEALAGGGVEDQFYGYSAMQPSGIEVKNGRLGSLAELRMIAGVNDEVYGQLSQVCTIYSDHKFNINTIDEKVLTALILYLDPKAAADDLVQKIVAQREGEDTYFKKGNLRQQLQDAGVDPAISGRLAQRVATKTRYFSVDVSANVGPTVKTVHAVIERDKKKVKTIYFRPGELLKNPIPSTGGAGAAGAAGALGSALGQ; encoded by the coding sequence GTGGGTCGTGCATCGCGCCGCGGCGTGGCGCTGCTCGTCGTGCTGCTCGTGACGGCGATTCTCACCATCGTCGTCCTCGATTTCGCGCAGTCCACGCGCATCGACTTCTACATCGCGTCGAATATCCAAAACGGCATGCGCGCCTTTTTTCTGGCCAAGAGCGGCGTGCAGGTCGCGTCGGGCGCGCTGCTCAAGGACATCCGGGACAACGACGAAGACCACATCAACGAGGAGTGGAACAACCCGATGTATTCGATGATTCCGCTCTCGGACACGGAGTTCATTTCCGTCGAGATCACGGACGAATCGGGCAAATTCAACCTCAACCACCTCGTCACGGTCGCGGGAACGGTGAACCAGGGGAATCTCGAAGTCTTTCGCCAGCTTCTGATTCTCCTCAACCTCGACGCCAAGGTCGGCGACGCGATCGTGGACTGGATCGACAAGGACTCGGAGGCGCTTGCCGGGGGCGGGGTCGAGGATCAGTTCTACGGCTACAGCGCGATGCAACCCTCGGGGATCGAGGTCAAGAACGGACGGCTCGGCTCGCTGGCGGAACTGCGCATGATCGCGGGCGTGAACGATGAGGTTTACGGCCAGCTCTCTCAGGTGTGCACGATCTACTCCGACCACAAGTTCAACATTAACACCATCGACGAGAAGGTGCTGACGGCGCTGATCCTCTATCTCGATCCCAAGGCGGCCGCCGATGATCTGGTCCAGAAGATCGTGGCGCAGCGCGAGGGCGAGGATACGTATTTCAAGAAAGGCAACCTGCGCCAGCAGTTGCAGGACGCGGGCGTCGATCCGGCGATTTCCGGTCGCCTCGCGCAGCGCGTCGCCACCAAGACCCGCTACTTTTCGGTGGATGTGAGCGCGAACGTCGGTCCGACGGTCAAGACGGTGCACGCCGTCATTGAGCGCGACAAAAAAAAGGTGAAGACGATCTACTTTCGCCCGGGCGAGCTGCTCAAGAATCCGATTCCCTCGACAGGCGGGGCCGGGGCCGCGGGTGCGGCCGGCGCGCTCGGCTCGGCACTCGGCCAGTAG
- a CDS encoding prepilin-type N-terminal cleavage/methylation domain-containing protein, which produces MIGRMHRRGRAGFTLIEVLVSMAILSMVLVVLLQNHGMSIRLSERARKSSIAANLARDLMTEVELEGFPEIGVEEGDFTQTYPGLYPGFVWQREVNESIFLDYIREVTVRVSYMDGDEPRVFELMDIIAAKTSEDQDLASATAGSGGASPFENALMGQYGGGSESGGTSGTTSGGEDEE; this is translated from the coding sequence ATGATCGGTCGGATGCACCGACGCGGCCGAGCGGGTTTCACGCTCATCGAGGTGCTCGTCTCGATGGCGATCTTGTCGATGGTGCTCGTTGTTCTGCTGCAGAACCACGGCATGTCGATTCGGTTGTCCGAACGCGCGCGCAAATCGTCGATCGCCGCGAACCTCGCCCGCGACCTGATGACCGAGGTCGAACTCGAGGGCTTCCCCGAGATCGGCGTCGAGGAGGGCGATTTCACGCAGACCTACCCGGGCCTGTATCCCGGTTTCGTGTGGCAGCGCGAGGTGAACGAGAGCATTTTTCTCGATTACATCCGCGAGGTCACGGTGCGCGTCAGCTATATGGACGGCGATGAGCCGCGCGTGTTCGAGCTCATGGACATCATCGCCGCCAAAACATCGGAGGATCAGGACCTTGCGTCGGCTACGGCGGGTTCCGGCGGCGCGTCGCCATTCGAGAACGCGCTGATGGGCCAGTACGGCGGAGGTTCCGAATCGGGCGGCACCTCGGGCACCACGTCGGGCGGCGAGGACGAGGAATGA
- a CDS encoding prepilin peptidase: protein MNLPQMLAKLYGPDLASDPMVIALVTGSAFAFGTSIGSFLNVCVARMPIMSLVSQYKSGDETVRKEIVESLDEDPDTARGMMSKMVEARLGLAKPRSHCPTCQQPIVWYDNIPLASWILLGARCRHCRERISPVYPAVELLSGLALALLVWHFGLVVGPIYFAIYAALLVVTGVDLAIYEIPDEIVLPGIPLGILASFVLPVSLRDAAIGAVVGGALPYAIAKGYLLVTKREGMGFGDVKLLAMIGAFFGWQGVVVVLLVASAVGSVVGLGWILATRREARTLIPFGPFLSLGAMVYMLVGPQLVGWYTGSFG from the coding sequence GTGAATCTCCCCCAGATGCTCGCCAAGCTCTACGGACCCGATCTTGCGTCCGATCCGATGGTGATCGCGCTCGTGACCGGATCGGCGTTCGCGTTCGGAACGTCCATCGGCAGCTTTCTCAACGTGTGTGTTGCGCGCATGCCGATCATGTCGCTCGTGTCGCAGTACAAATCGGGCGACGAGACGGTGCGCAAGGAAATCGTCGAAAGTCTCGACGAGGACCCCGACACGGCGCGCGGGATGATGTCAAAAATGGTCGAAGCGCGCCTCGGCCTCGCGAAGCCGCGCTCGCACTGCCCGACCTGCCAGCAGCCCATCGTCTGGTACGACAACATCCCGCTCGCGTCGTGGATTCTGCTCGGTGCGCGTTGTCGCCATTGCCGAGAGCGCATCAGCCCGGTGTACCCCGCGGTCGAACTGCTCTCGGGTCTCGCGCTCGCGCTCCTCGTGTGGCATTTCGGCCTCGTCGTCGGACCCATCTACTTCGCGATCTACGCGGCGCTGCTTGTGGTGACCGGCGTCGATCTCGCCATCTACGAAATCCCCGACGAGATCGTGCTGCCCGGCATCCCGCTCGGGATCCTCGCGTCATTCGTGCTGCCCGTCAGCCTGCGCGACGCGGCCATCGGCGCGGTGGTCGGCGGCGCGCTGCCCTACGCGATCGCCAAGGGCTACCTGCTCGTCACCAAACGCGAGGGCATGGGCTTCGGCGACGTCAAACTGCTTGCGATGATCGGGGCGTTTTTCGGCTGGCAGGGCGTCGTCGTCGTGCTGCTCGTCGCGTCGGCGGTGGGCTCCGTCGTCGGTCTCGGCTGGATTCTCGCGACACGGCGCGAGGCGCGCACGCTCATCCCCTTCGGGCCGTTCCTCTCGCTCGGCGCGATGGTGTACATGCTGGTCGGACCGCAGCTCGTCGGCTGGTACACCGGCAGCTTCGGCTGA